In one Spirosoma rigui genomic region, the following are encoded:
- a CDS encoding helix-turn-helix domain-containing protein — MDTLRRFETISDYNAFNNTETLHPLISVVDLSKAAPRQGSRMYFGFYTIFLKDVKCGDLVYGRHTYDYQEGTLVFLAPGQVAGINSNGETYQPKGYALVFHPDLIHGTALGRHIHDYTFFGYQSSEALHLSGRERGIVLDCFAKIEYELEHAIDKHSKRLIVSTIELFLNYCVRFYDRQFITRDNAHKSVLERFEHLLNAYFQTDKPQTIGLPSVAYCAAELNLSANYFGDLVKKESGKTAQDYIQSKVMAVAKERIFDSSKSVSQIAYDLGFKYPQHFTRLFKQRVGQSPNEYRMINQN, encoded by the coding sequence ATGGATACCCTGCGACGGTTTGAGACAATAAGTGACTACAACGCCTTCAACAATACGGAAACGCTGCATCCATTGATCAGTGTTGTTGACCTATCGAAAGCGGCCCCCCGCCAGGGTTCCCGGATGTACTTCGGCTTTTACACGATTTTTCTAAAAGACGTCAAATGCGGTGATCTGGTCTACGGCCGACATACGTACGATTATCAGGAGGGAACACTCGTTTTTCTCGCGCCGGGGCAGGTTGCGGGCATCAACAGCAACGGCGAAACGTACCAACCCAAGGGATACGCGCTGGTCTTTCACCCTGACCTGATCCATGGTACCGCCCTTGGCCGGCATATTCACGACTACACCTTTTTTGGTTATCAGTCCAGCGAAGCCCTGCACTTATCCGGCCGGGAGCGGGGGATTGTTCTGGACTGTTTTGCCAAGATCGAGTATGAACTGGAGCACGCAATTGACAAGCACAGCAAGCGGTTGATCGTCTCCACCATTGAGCTGTTTTTAAACTATTGCGTCCGTTTTTACGACCGCCAGTTTATCACCCGGGATAATGCGCATAAAAGTGTACTGGAACGGTTCGAGCACTTATTGAACGCCTATTTTCAGACCGACAAACCGCAGACGATTGGCTTGCCGTCGGTAGCTTACTGTGCCGCCGAGCTGAATCTGTCAGCCAATTACTTTGGCGACCTGGTGAAAAAAGAATCGGGGAAAACCGCGCAGGATTATATCCAGTCGAAGGTGATGGCCGTAGCAAAGGAGCGGATATTTGACTCTAGTAAATCGGTGAGCCAAATCGCCTATGACCTGGGTTTCAAATACCCCCAGCATTTTACTCGGCTATTCAAGCAACGGGTTGGTCAATCACCCAACGAATATCGGATGATCAACCAAAACTAG
- a CDS encoding aldo/keto reductase, whose product MQTRTLGTNGLNVSALGLGCMGLSFGYGPATEKGEAIKLIRAAVEQGVTFFDTAEVYGPYTNEEVVGEALEPFKGEVVIATKFGFNFQDGKQAGLNSRPENIRAVAEASLKRLKVDAIDLFYQHRVDPNVPIEDVAGAVKDLIQAGKVKHFGLSEAGVNTIRRAHAVQPVAALQSEYSLWWPEPEADILPTLEELGIGFVPFSPLGKGFLTGKIDETTAFDKTDFRNTVPRFSEENRKANAALVDLLGSLASERRATPAQIALAWLLAQKPWIVPIPGTTKIHRLEENIGSVSIQLSEADLASIAAALSSIDVQGGRYSEQAQKMIDR is encoded by the coding sequence ATGCAAACGAGAACCTTAGGAACTAACGGTCTGAACGTATCGGCCCTCGGACTGGGCTGCATGGGCCTTAGCTTTGGCTACGGTCCAGCCACCGAAAAGGGAGAAGCCATCAAGCTGATCCGAGCCGCCGTTGAGCAGGGCGTTACCTTTTTCGATACGGCCGAAGTGTATGGCCCCTATACCAACGAGGAAGTGGTTGGCGAAGCCCTCGAACCCTTCAAAGGGGAGGTGGTCATTGCCACTAAATTCGGATTCAATTTCCAGGACGGAAAACAGGCCGGACTAAATAGCCGACCCGAGAACATACGGGCTGTTGCCGAAGCCTCCCTGAAACGGCTGAAAGTCGATGCTATCGATTTGTTCTATCAGCATCGCGTTGACCCCAACGTACCGATAGAAGACGTGGCCGGTGCGGTGAAAGACCTCATACAGGCAGGTAAAGTAAAGCACTTTGGCTTGTCGGAAGCCGGGGTCAACACCATTCGCCGGGCTCATGCCGTGCAACCCGTAGCGGCTCTGCAAAGTGAATATTCCCTTTGGTGGCCCGAACCGGAAGCCGATATTCTGCCCACGCTGGAAGAATTGGGGATCGGGTTCGTTCCCTTCAGTCCGCTGGGAAAAGGATTTCTAACCGGCAAAATTGACGAGACAACGGCCTTCGACAAAACCGATTTCCGGAATACGGTTCCCCGTTTTTCGGAAGAGAACCGAAAGGCGAACGCAGCCCTGGTCGACTTGCTCGGCAGCCTTGCCAGCGAGCGCCGGGCCACACCGGCTCAAATTGCGCTGGCATGGCTGTTAGCCCAAAAGCCGTGGATTGTACCTATTCCGGGCACCACAAAAATACACCGGCTGGAAGAAAACATCGGCTCAGTATCGATTCAGCTGAGTGAAGCCGACCTCGCATCCATTGCAGCGGCTCTGTCCAGTATTGATGTGCAGGGCGGACGGTATTCTGAACAGGCGCAAAAGATGATTGACCGGTAG
- a CDS encoding aldo/keto reductase: MQQVILNNGVEMPILGFGVFQVPDPAECERSVLDAIATGYRLIDTAAAYGNEEAVGRAIRKSGVHRNDLFITTKLWIQSDGYEGTKKAFVASLKKLNLDYLDLYLMHQPFGDVYGEWRAMQELYKEGRIRAIGVSNFQPDRLIDLIVHHEIVPAVNQVETHPFHQQVDTQQFMVDNKVQIESWGPFAEGKNDLFSNELLRSIGAKYNKSVAQVVLRWLTQRDVIAIPKSVRKARMEENFNSLDFTLTADDMNAIKTLDTKESLFFDHRDPAIVKWLGERKLTS, from the coding sequence ATGCAACAAGTGATTTTGAACAACGGGGTGGAAATGCCCATTCTTGGCTTCGGTGTTTTCCAGGTACCTGATCCGGCCGAATGTGAACGAAGTGTACTAGATGCCATTGCCACCGGCTATCGGTTGATCGATACGGCGGCTGCCTACGGCAACGAAGAGGCAGTAGGCCGGGCCATCAGGAAAAGTGGTGTTCATAGAAACGACTTATTCATCACTACGAAGCTCTGGATTCAATCGGATGGCTACGAAGGCACGAAAAAAGCCTTCGTAGCTTCCCTGAAAAAACTGAATCTGGATTACCTGGATCTGTACCTGATGCACCAGCCGTTCGGAGACGTGTACGGCGAATGGCGCGCCATGCAGGAGCTGTACAAAGAAGGCCGGATACGGGCTATTGGCGTAAGTAACTTCCAGCCTGACCGGCTCATCGACCTGATTGTCCACCACGAGATTGTTCCGGCGGTGAACCAGGTGGAAACTCATCCGTTCCATCAGCAGGTTGACACCCAGCAGTTCATGGTCGACAACAAGGTGCAGATTGAATCGTGGGGTCCCTTTGCCGAAGGAAAGAACGACCTGTTCAGTAACGAATTACTACGCTCAATTGGCGCGAAGTACAACAAGTCTGTCGCGCAGGTTGTGTTGCGTTGGCTGACGCAACGGGACGTCATTGCCATTCCTAAATCCGTTCGTAAAGCGCGCATGGAAGAGAATTTCAACAGCCTTGACTTTACGCTGACTGCCGATGATATGAACGCTATCAAAACGCTGGATACCAAAGAAAGCCTGTTTTTCGACCACCGCGACCCCGCCATAGTGAAGTGGCTGGGCGAACGAAAATTGACCTCCTAA
- a CDS encoding flavodoxin, translating into MLLVGACSATQPRKTNTTLATRKPTNALIVYLSRTNNTRAIAEIIQKQVGGTLVALELEKPYPANYRATVEQVVRENESGFLPPLKTKIANIQQYDVVFVGFPTWGMQLPPPVKSFLTQYNRNGGPLKGKTVIPFNSNGGYGVGSCFQTVAKLYPNSNVLDGFTIRGGSERDGQLLVINGNKANEVAVRVRQWLQKIKLI; encoded by the coding sequence GTGCTGTTGGTCGGGGCTTGCTCGGCCACTCAACCGCGGAAAACAAATACGACTCTGGCGACACGCAAACCGACTAATGCATTGATTGTGTATTTGTCGCGGACGAACAACACAAGGGCCATTGCAGAAATCATTCAAAAGCAGGTAGGGGGAACGCTGGTCGCACTCGAACTGGAAAAACCCTATCCTGCTAATTACCGCGCTACCGTTGAGCAGGTCGTTCGGGAAAATGAATCCGGTTTTCTACCGCCTTTAAAAACGAAGATTGCCAACATTCAGCAGTATGACGTGGTTTTTGTTGGCTTCCCGACCTGGGGCATGCAATTGCCCCCGCCCGTGAAAAGCTTTTTGACCCAATATAACCGCAACGGCGGACCGCTAAAAGGCAAAACCGTTATTCCGTTCAATTCCAACGGCGGTTATGGTGTCGGGAGTTGTTTTCAGACGGTAGCCAAGCTTTACCCGAATAGCAACGTGCTGGACGGTTTCACCATCAGGGGCGGTTCAGAACGGGATGGCCAATTGCTGGTCATTAATGGAAATAAGGCAAACGAAGTAGCCGTACGCGTGCGACAATGGTTGCAAAAAATTAAACTAATCTAG
- a CDS encoding xanthine dehydrogenase family protein molybdopterin-binding subunit, with protein sequence MNTTKTTYDRRSFLKSSLLAGGGLMLSVSWLSSAKAADKLEALNLPPQWTQLNGYIQITPDNVIKLLCPNPEFGQNVMTSLPMMVAEELDADWATVVVEMGPHDNAKLGPQFTGGSNSVRMYWKPLREAGAAARQMLCEAAAQSWNVPVGEVTTKAGVLSHPSGKSAKYGDMAGKAATLPVPKNIKLKAPKDFTIVRKSKKNVEGLKVVTGKPLFGLDYRADGMLIAMIQHPPGFGMKLKSFDASQALKMPGITNVFSLNLYPDGFEQAGFDTRSFNELLVVVGKTTWEVMNARKKLVAQWEPAGDTTDTVMGRGGKREVVVPGRLESTAAQLGKMQEMAAKPAQQLRRDGDPETAFKNAAQVIERTYNAPFLAHNTMEPMNFFAHVTPEKAVVAGPLQAPGWAEPTLSKLLNLPPDKIEIQMTRMGGGFGRRAYCQYMYEAALISRQVKAPVKLMYSREDDMTYGIYRPMYTATYRAALDANKNLIAFHVKGGGIPEHPVHANRFPAGAVDNYLAEGWEIPSNVTIGAFRAPRSNFNAAAEQSFLDEVAEAMGKDPIEFRLDLLKRAKENPVGKNNEYDADRYAGVLTLVRDKSNWNKPGSEQYNRGVAAYFCHNSYAAHVVDMVTRDGEPYVERVFSAMDCGIVVNPDAAKNMVQGAIVDGIGNAFYGALTLRNGAAEQSNFHNYRMIRHNEAPKQIDVHFVENDLDPTGLGEPPFPPVFGAVANALYKNRGRRFYNQPFKPDLDKRVQG encoded by the coding sequence ATGAACACCACTAAAACAACCTACGACCGGCGTTCCTTTCTGAAGAGTTCGCTCCTGGCGGGCGGGGGCCTGATGCTCAGCGTGAGCTGGCTGTCGAGCGCTAAAGCTGCCGATAAACTGGAGGCCCTCAACTTGCCTCCCCAATGGACTCAGCTGAACGGCTACATTCAGATTACGCCCGACAACGTGATTAAACTGCTGTGTCCTAACCCGGAATTTGGACAAAACGTGATGACGTCGCTGCCCATGATGGTAGCCGAAGAACTGGACGCCGACTGGGCCACCGTTGTGGTGGAGATGGGGCCGCATGACAACGCAAAGCTGGGGCCCCAGTTTACGGGAGGCAGCAACTCGGTTCGTATGTACTGGAAACCCCTGCGCGAAGCTGGGGCAGCCGCCCGCCAGATGCTGTGCGAAGCAGCGGCTCAAAGCTGGAATGTACCCGTGGGCGAAGTGACGACCAAGGCAGGGGTATTGTCCCATCCAAGCGGCAAATCGGCGAAATACGGCGACATGGCGGGCAAAGCCGCTACGCTGCCCGTGCCCAAAAACATAAAGCTGAAGGCTCCGAAGGACTTTACCATTGTCCGGAAGTCCAAAAAGAATGTCGAAGGCCTTAAGGTCGTTACCGGCAAACCCCTGTTTGGGCTGGACTACCGCGCCGATGGTATGCTGATCGCCATGATTCAACACCCGCCCGGTTTTGGAATGAAGCTCAAATCATTTGATGCATCGCAGGCCCTGAAAATGCCGGGTATCACCAACGTATTCAGCCTGAACTTATATCCGGACGGGTTTGAGCAGGCCGGTTTCGATACCCGTTCGTTCAACGAGCTGCTGGTGGTCGTAGGCAAAACCACCTGGGAAGTCATGAACGCCCGCAAAAAGCTGGTTGCCCAATGGGAACCGGCCGGCGATACGACCGATACGGTAATGGGCCGGGGCGGCAAACGCGAGGTCGTTGTGCCGGGACGGCTCGAAAGCACCGCAGCCCAGCTCGGAAAAATGCAGGAAATGGCCGCCAAACCGGCTCAGCAGCTGCGCAGAGACGGCGACCCCGAAACGGCGTTTAAAAATGCAGCGCAGGTGATCGAGCGGACGTATAACGCTCCGTTTCTGGCTCATAACACGATGGAACCGATGAATTTCTTCGCCCACGTGACGCCCGAAAAAGCAGTAGTCGCCGGACCGTTGCAGGCGCCGGGCTGGGCGGAGCCAACGCTGTCGAAACTACTAAACCTGCCGCCCGACAAGATCGAGATTCAGATGACGCGGATGGGGGGTGGTTTTGGCCGTCGGGCGTATTGTCAGTATATGTACGAAGCGGCTCTGATTTCCAGGCAAGTAAAGGCCCCCGTCAAACTAATGTACTCCCGGGAAGACGATATGACTTATGGCATCTACCGACCTATGTACACCGCTACGTACCGGGCCGCGCTGGACGCCAACAAGAACCTGATTGCCTTCCACGTGAAAGGGGGTGGCATACCCGAGCATCCGGTCCACGCCAACCGATTCCCGGCCGGTGCGGTGGATAACTACCTGGCAGAAGGCTGGGAAATTCCGTCTAACGTTACCATTGGCGCCTTCCGGGCTCCGCGTTCCAACTTCAACGCAGCCGCCGAGCAGTCGTTTCTCGACGAAGTAGCCGAAGCAATGGGCAAAGATCCCATTGAGTTCAGACTCGACCTGCTGAAGCGGGCAAAGGAAAATCCGGTGGGCAAAAACAACGAATATGACGCCGACCGGTATGCCGGTGTGCTGACGCTGGTGCGGGACAAATCAAACTGGAACAAGCCCGGTAGTGAGCAGTACAACCGGGGCGTAGCCGCTTATTTCTGCCACAACTCCTACGCGGCCCACGTGGTCGATATGGTCACCCGCGACGGTGAACCCTATGTAGAACGCGTATTTAGTGCGATGGACTGCGGTATCGTCGTTAACCCCGATGCAGCCAAAAACATGGTGCAGGGAGCCATCGTCGATGGTATTGGGAATGCTTTTTACGGTGCTCTGACGCTCAGGAACGGGGCCGCCGAGCAAAGCAACTTCCATAATTACCGGATGATCCGGCATAACGAAGCTCCCAAACAGATTGACGTTCACTTCGTCGAGAACGACCTCGACCCAACGGGCCTCGGTGAGCCGCCCTTCCCGCCGGTCTTCGGGGCCGTGGCCAACGCCCTGTACAAGAACAGGGGCAGGCGTTTCTACAATCAGCCTTTCAAGCCTGACCTGGACAAACGGGTGCAGGGCTAA
- a CDS encoding alpha/beta hydrolase, translating into MKASQPIISSRPGAATMFSFRLAFLLASILPLHANAQKKGRQAPLLIQEQGSFMIGGTTMTEPGKFDLSNPLKPPGQTFHGDHAYVFYQIPVKARTYPLVFLHGAGESKKTWETTPDGREGFQTIFLRRGFGVYLLDQPRRGEAGKSMVPATITPTPDEQFWFTQFRIGNYPDYFAGSQFPNDKGSLDQFFWQMTPNTGSFDANLVATACSRLFDKIGGEILVTHSQGGGPGWFTAIKNEKVKAVVAYEPFSSFVFPPGELPKPIQSASLFGELKGVEVPLEAFNKLTKIPIVVYYDDNIASEPTTVWNKDHWRAGLEMAKIWIETVNRHGGHARVVHLPELGIFGNTHFPFSDLNNLQIADLLSNFLRENGLHK; encoded by the coding sequence ATGAAAGCATCTCAACCAATTATCTCATCCAGGCCCGGTGCTGCGACGATGTTTTCTTTCCGGCTTGCCTTTCTCCTTGCCAGCATCCTGCCACTGCACGCGAATGCCCAAAAAAAGGGCAGACAAGCGCCACTGCTAATTCAGGAACAGGGTAGTTTTATGATCGGCGGAACGACCATGACCGAACCCGGAAAATTTGACCTGTCCAATCCGCTAAAGCCGCCGGGGCAAACTTTTCACGGCGATCATGCCTACGTATTTTACCAGATACCGGTGAAAGCCCGTACTTATCCACTGGTTTTTCTGCACGGGGCGGGAGAGTCCAAAAAAACGTGGGAAACAACGCCGGATGGCCGGGAGGGCTTTCAGACGATCTTCCTACGGCGCGGTTTTGGAGTCTATTTACTGGATCAACCCAGACGGGGCGAAGCGGGAAAAAGTATGGTTCCGGCAACAATCACTCCCACGCCCGATGAGCAGTTTTGGTTTACTCAATTCCGGATTGGCAACTATCCCGATTATTTTGCCGGTAGCCAGTTCCCGAACGATAAGGGGTCACTGGACCAGTTTTTCTGGCAGATGACGCCCAATACGGGGAGTTTCGACGCTAATCTTGTAGCAACGGCCTGCTCCCGGTTATTCGATAAAATTGGTGGGGAAATTCTGGTCACGCATTCTCAGGGAGGAGGACCAGGTTGGTTCACCGCGATAAAAAATGAAAAAGTAAAAGCTGTTGTCGCCTATGAACCCTTCAGCAGTTTCGTTTTTCCACCGGGCGAACTGCCTAAACCAATCCAGTCGGCCAGCCTTTTTGGGGAACTCAAAGGCGTTGAAGTGCCTCTGGAAGCGTTTAATAAGCTCACTAAAATCCCGATTGTCGTTTACTACGACGACAATATTGCCAGCGAGCCAACTACCGTCTGGAATAAAGATCACTGGCGGGCAGGCCTTGAGATGGCAAAAATCTGGATCGAAACGGTCAACAGACATGGCGGCCATGCCAGGGTAGTCCACCTGCCGGAACTAGGCATTTTCGGTAATACGCATTTTCCTTTTTCCGACCTCAATAACCTTCAGATTGCCGACCTGCTCTCGAATTTCCTCCGCGAAAACGGGCTGCATAAGTGA
- a CDS encoding M13 family metallopeptidase, whose product MHRYLYYSATLLLAVACQRAAVPTTSIPTKQRVVITGIDPTKKPGDDFFRYANGIWNDTARIPESQAGVGAYSFMNYPQRIRLQAILDSVSTGQFPAGSIEQKVGDFYASGMDTLAINKRGYEPIKPLLARIDALADVSSLLTLVAEEQKAGNRSIIGFYVGPDNKRSSINIAQFSQTGIGLPERDYYFKTDSSTGSVQRAYRTYLTRLFVLTGTDAATAAKNAAVVYDIEKQLATAHRTNIERRDVKANYNKLAVADLTQKQPGLNWPALLATLGVRADSVNVGQPAYYDKLNTLLTTVPIDDWKVYLKGRALTNYSTFLSQPFVDASFAYSKILTGQAVKKTRAEEMTQAVDGSLGEALAQLYVKKYFPEEAKKRITALVGNLKKAFEARINKLDWMSDSTKSRAKEKLYAFTEKIGYPDKWRDYSKVDVKRDAYFENRLSANKNDYLYSVAKVGQRVDRTEWHTTPPTVTAYNNPPLNEIVFPAGILQPPYFDVNADDALNYGGVGMVIGHEITHSFDDQGAQFDKNGNVTNWWTKADYAKFKARTQQVIDQYNQFTVLDSVHVKGALTVGENTADIAGVAIAYDAFKLTEQGRSTAKLDGFTPDQRFFISIARIWRVKTRDAYMGMYVNTNPHSPAKWRVNGPLMNFTPFYNAFNVKPGDKMYKAEKDRITVW is encoded by the coding sequence ATGCACAGATACCTCTACTACTCTGCCACCCTGCTGCTGGCAGTCGCCTGCCAGCGAGCGGCTGTTCCGACCACATCTATTCCGACAAAACAACGAGTTGTCATTACGGGCATCGACCCGACGAAAAAACCCGGTGACGATTTTTTTCGGTACGCTAACGGCATCTGGAACGACACGGCCCGCATTCCCGAAAGCCAGGCGGGCGTCGGGGCTTACTCATTCATGAACTACCCGCAGCGCATACGACTGCAGGCGATTCTGGACAGTGTTTCGACCGGACAATTTCCCGCCGGGAGTATCGAACAGAAGGTGGGTGATTTTTACGCGTCGGGCATGGATACGCTGGCGATCAACAAACGGGGCTACGAACCCATCAAACCCCTGCTTGCCCGCATCGACGCCCTGGCGGATGTCTCCTCTTTACTGACATTGGTGGCTGAGGAACAAAAAGCAGGTAATCGATCCATTATCGGTTTTTACGTAGGGCCCGACAACAAAAGGAGTTCGATCAACATTGCTCAGTTTAGCCAGACCGGCATTGGCCTGCCCGAACGCGATTATTATTTCAAGACAGATTCATCGACCGGATCGGTTCAAAGGGCGTATCGAACGTACCTCACCCGCCTGTTTGTACTGACCGGCACGGATGCCGCTACGGCCGCAAAAAACGCAGCCGTGGTTTACGACATTGAAAAACAGCTGGCTACAGCGCATCGGACAAATATTGAGCGTCGGGATGTCAAGGCAAACTACAACAAACTGGCGGTTGCCGATTTGACCCAGAAGCAGCCTGGTCTGAACTGGCCAGCCCTGCTGGCTACCTTGGGCGTTAGGGCGGACTCCGTCAACGTAGGACAGCCAGCGTACTACGACAAGCTGAATACGCTGTTAACGACCGTTCCCATCGACGACTGGAAAGTTTACCTCAAAGGCCGTGCACTGACCAACTATTCAACGTTTCTGAGTCAGCCCTTTGTGGATGCGTCGTTTGCCTATTCGAAAATATTAACCGGGCAGGCGGTCAAGAAAACGCGGGCCGAAGAAATGACGCAGGCAGTCGATGGGTCGCTTGGCGAGGCACTGGCCCAGTTGTACGTGAAAAAATATTTTCCGGAAGAAGCCAAAAAACGGATAACGGCCCTGGTCGGCAACCTCAAGAAAGCCTTTGAAGCCCGCATCAATAAACTGGACTGGATGAGCGATTCGACCAAGAGCCGGGCGAAAGAAAAACTTTATGCCTTTACCGAAAAGATCGGATACCCCGACAAATGGCGGGATTACTCGAAAGTGGACGTTAAGCGGGATGCTTACTTTGAAAACCGATTGTCGGCCAACAAAAATGATTACCTCTACAGCGTCGCGAAGGTGGGACAGCGGGTTGACCGGACGGAATGGCACACGACTCCGCCTACGGTAACGGCCTACAACAATCCTCCACTCAATGAAATCGTCTTTCCGGCGGGTATCCTGCAACCCCCTTACTTCGATGTAAATGCCGACGACGCGCTGAACTACGGCGGGGTCGGGATGGTGATCGGCCACGAAATAACCCACTCGTTCGACGATCAGGGGGCTCAATTTGATAAAAATGGCAACGTAACAAACTGGTGGACGAAAGCCGACTACGCCAAGTTCAAGGCAAGAACCCAGCAGGTGATCGACCAGTACAATCAGTTTACCGTGCTCGACTCCGTGCACGTGAAAGGAGCCTTGACCGTGGGCGAAAACACCGCCGATATTGCCGGGGTGGCCATTGCCTACGATGCCTTCAAACTGACCGAGCAGGGGAGGAGTACGGCGAAACTGGATGGCTTCACGCCCGATCAGCGCTTTTTCATCTCGATAGCCCGAATCTGGCGGGTAAAAACCAGGGATGCGTACATGGGTATGTACGTGAACACCAATCCGCACTCACCGGCTAAGTGGCGCGTGAACGGCCCTCTGATGAACTTCACGCCGTTCTACAACGCCTTTAATGTAAAACCCGGCGATAAGATGTACAAAGCCGAAAAGGACCGGATAACCGTCTGGTGA